CACCCAGAGGAAACTCCTCGCTAATGCCTGCGGATGAAACGCCTGCCGCGTGATAGCCCTCTAACAATGTCAGCCGCTCCCCTATCTCAGTCACTGGGAGCATGGTCAACCGACCAATTGGAAACACTCGACTCGTCGAGAAAAACATCACCAACGCTCCGTGAGTCCGCGCATACTCAAGGCAATTCACAGTACCAATCAGATTAGTATCAATAACGTACCGGGCATCCCCGGAAAGCCCCCCCAGCACAGAAGGCTCCGCCGAGCATTCAAGCAGGAGATCTATCGGCCCAATGGCAGATAAATCCGCGGCATGCCGGACGTCACCGTGAACAAATTTCACCCCCGCAAGCCGCAACCGCTCAAGATTGAGCTCGCTACCGCGCCGACGAAGATTGTCAAAGGCGATGACTGTCGCACTGGGCCAATCCCGCTTCATATGGAGCGAAAGCGATGCCCCAACAAATCCAGCTCCTCCAGTGACAAGTATCTTCATGGGCATTGTGGGACGCGACTATACCAAATCCAGTTATCCCAAACGAAATGGTCCGGACAAACCTCTTGGACAGCCCGTTGCACGCCCCAAGTCCCGGCATTGGAATAGTCATCTCCGGATAAGATTCCGTTTTTTTTCAGCGCAGGCATTGCAAGCCGCATAATACGACAGGTAGATTCATAGTCGTGCGCCGTATCAATATAGATCCAATCAAATTCAGCCGATGGGGCTGACTCAAGGTAGTCTTCCGCACGGCTCCTGATGAGCTCAACCTGAGGATAGTCGAAATGCGGCTGAATAATACGCTGTGTCTGTTCCAATGACGGTGCGGCGCCAAACCCTGCCTCAGCCCAACTCAACCTCCGCGCTTCTTCCGGCCAGTCATCGCACGGAGCATCTTCAAACTTATCAACACCCACGATATGGACCGTTGTGGCCAAGGCGGGAAACTCCCTGGCCAACACATCTGCCATCATCATGATATCTCGCCCAAAGTAGACGCCCACAATTAAGCATCGACGAGGCTGCTTTCCCACGGCAGAAGCCAGTGAGGCCATGATGTGCCTGAAAAACCGATAATGCGATAACGCCGAATATCCTGGTCCCCGTGCGCTAATTGTCCGTACGCGGGTGTAGTCATAGACCAGCCGCTTCACATCACTCAGAATCATACGGATCCACCTTTCTTACGCGCCACGACATAGCATTGCCAATCCTTACAGGATCGATAGAATGGGAGCAGAAGCGCAATCCATACACAGGATAGTTTCCCTGCACGAATTGACCGCGACATGGTCCAGAAGAGATCACGAAAATTTTGAACGGATGAACGCAATACTTTCGAAACAACCAGCTTTTCGTCCTGTTTTGAAAAGTAGAGCCATCGCCAAAATGTATTCATTATGCTAGGGACGGTATCTTGACGAAGATGCCAACAGCGTGCGTCTGGCGTATACCGAAAACGCAGGCCGATCGCCTTGAGCCGTTCTGCCATGATGGCATCCTCGCCATTTGTACGACAGCGAGGATCATACCCTTCAACACTTCGCAGCATATCCGTCCAGAATACCGTATTCGATCCGAACAGCCCTCCCACCTCACGAGCTACATCGCCATGCGACTGGCGCATGAACGTGTCCCGCCATACATCACCAGGCCCTATCACATACCGCTCAATCAGGCGTCCTCCGGCGCCGGCTATACCAGGCTCGCGGAGCAGTGGCAGAAGAGTCGCCAGCCAATCAGGCTCAAGCACCACATCCGAATCGATTGCCGCAATAATCGGCGTTGTAGTGTGCTCAATTGCTGTGTTTCTGGCAGCACCCAACCCCCGATTCCGATCGTGCCGAATAAGCCGCATTGGATAGCGCGCCGTCGCCGTCGCCTGCTCAACAATATGAGCCGAGTCATCTACCGACCCATCGTCGACCACAAGAACCTCAGCGAGAGGATACGTTTGTGCCATGACAGCTGGCAGTACCTCGTGCAGATACCGCGCGGCATTATATACAGGGATATATAGGGTAACCCGCTCAGTAAGCATTTAGCACACCTCGGCTGCTGAGAGCCCGAGCGAGAACATCCCATTCTTCCAACTTCCACCGAATTCCACACGCCATGTAGAACATTCCATACAGCACGACAAACACCCCGACTTGCCCATACCAGAGAACTGGCATCATGGATACGAGGAGAATAATGCAACCGGACAACGCAGCAGGAAGAAGAAGCGAACGATACATCTCAAAGCTCCACCGCCTCGTCTGCCTCACGAAAAATCCGATCAGGGAGCCGGTCGCGCAACACGCAACTGCAGCGACTGCCGCACCGCGCTCGTGGAAAATAGGAATCAAGAGAACATTTAATCCGATGCTCACGACAAACGAGGCCGACGTAAAGATGATGTCTAGGCGTTGACGCCCGAGGACAATGAGCAAGGTGTTATTCACTGTTCCCCAAAAAATGAACAATGACGACCACGTCAACAGCGCCAACACCTGTCCACTAGCTTGAAATCGCTCTCCGAATAAGACCAATACAATTGCGTCCGAATACCACGCCGTCACCACACAAATCGGAACGATCACAACAGTCAGAAGCCGAAAAACAATGCGGGCAGCTCGCTCGAATCGCTCCTTCTCACCCACTAATCGAGAAAGCCCTGATAGCAGCGACCCCAAGACGATGCTAGGAATAATATTCCAATATTCGATAAACCGAACAGCGGCGGCATAAGTCCCAACAGCCTCTGAAGTGGTCCAATGCATAAGCAACATCTGGTCGACTCTCGTATAGACGATGCACAGTGCACCGGAGATCAAGATGGGCCAGGATTCCTGGAGCAAGTATTGAACATCTCGCCACGCAAAACTTCCAATAGGAGCGACTCCTTTTCTGTGAACTGCCAGCAGCAAGATCGCGGTCGCCAGAACTTCTTTCAGCGCCAAAAGCAGTACCAGCATACGCAGCGATGCACCTGCGCTCATCGCCACCAACTGGATCCCTGCAAACGTAGCCGTATTGATAGATAAAGCGAGACTAATCCCTCGCATATTTAAGACCGCACGAAATACTCCGTGCAGATACGGCCATACACTGCTTAGCATCATTGGACCGATGAGCACCGCAAGACCGAGAAGAGCCGGACGCATCACCCACGTTGCCGCAATACCGAGCCCCCACACGATGACAAACGCTCCGACTTTGAGTGCAAGTCCAGCACGGAACAACTCGTCATTCTGAATATTCGCACGGGCCCGATCCCGCACTAAAATCGCATCCATGCCGGCATTCGTTAGCACGGCAAGAATGGCGTACATCGAAGCAAGATATGAATAGGAGCCGAAATCAGTCGGGCCAACGTAGCGAATAAAGAGCAAGCCAACCAGAACGTTCAATCCACGCGAGAGCCGTTCGAAGGCGTCCCATACCGTACTTGACACTAGCCGTCCGAGCAACGCCTCAGCCATTCAGTTGTCTCGCAATTTCTGCACAAGCATTTGCCATTTCTTTCCCCCATCGACATGGCGATCATAGTTGTCATCCATCTTGGCACCCTCAAAAGACTTCAGCGCCCCTTCCTTCCGTAAGTTCGAGAGCGGTGTGCCTTCGATTTCGGCAGTACCGGATACTTGAGTGGTATCAAACTTGGTTTCATCAATAAACGTGAGCGTGTCTTGCATCTGCTTCGTGGTTTCTCCGGGAAGCCCTACTGTAAATGTCCCGTGCACGGTCATCCCAAGAGATTGAATATACCGTGTCGTTGCCTGAGCCTCGGCCAGGTCCAAGTGTTTATTCACAATTTTATCAACCACGTACTGATTGCCACTCTCAAACCCAAGCTTGACCCCGAAACATCCAGACTCCTTCATAACCGGCCACGTTTCCTGACGGATGGTATCGGCCCGGCACATCGCGGACCAGGGCAATCCAATCTTCTTCATCACGTCACACATTTCTCTCGTATGGCGATCTCCGAGATTAAATGTATCGTCATCGAAATATATAGATCGATAGCCATAGGTCTTTACCAGATGACCGAGAAACCGCTCCATATATTCCGGCGTATAGTATCGAACCCGCCGAACACCCTTCCCATCAGGGTCATCCCCCGTCATCGTCGCTGGCCAAACACAAAAAATGCATTTAAAAGGGCACCCTCTGCTAGCCCATACCTGCGCGTGGGGGAACAGATGGCCAGTGGGATTCGAGTCATAATACTGGTGGGCAATGGTATTGTCATAATAGGGAAAAGGAGCCGCGTTCATCTCCTCCTCAGTGAGAAGATCGTAGTCCAAAACGCCGTTAACACCGTTTAACACTTTGACCGATCCCTTTTCATACTCACCCTTAATAACCGCATGGATATCGTGTTCGGCAAGCAACTTCTCACCAAGGGCGGCAATAGGCCCGGCAAGAACTATTTTTGACATGGGGCTAATTTTTCGAATTTTTCGAATCACGGCCGCATCATGCTCAAAACTTGGGGTTGCCGACTCAATAAAAATGAAATCAAATCGCCCCGCTGTCACAAAATTATAGTAATCCTCGTAGGACTCCTTTATGGCGATACTATCCCTCAGGGCTACTTCAACCTTTGCCATCTTCGCCACATATGTCGCTGCATAACCCATAAAAAACGGATATGGGACATAGTCTCCGAAAGAATATTTACCAGGCCTAGACCGTGAGACCGCAGTAAACGGCCACCGGCTCCCAGCCCGCACCCCTTGCCTCCAGCGACGAACCGGAATGATTTTCTTCGCGAATTGTATTTCTTGGCCTTCCCACCATGGCGGGTTGGAAAAAAGCACTTTCATAGTCTCATCTCCTTACGGCTGGGAATATCGAAATTACACGTCGTCTAGTAGTCCAATAGGCCCGCACTCGCTCTACAAAACAGACCAGGGTCGCCAACCCTCGCAAGATTGGGGATACGAAAGCCCCCATGCTAGCCCGATACATACTCGCAGACGATACGGCCATGGCTTGAGCGACAGCTCCTAACGCCGCACCTAATAAGCCAAGTGACAAACACGCGGCAAAGTAATCTTCTGGCTGTGGAGAAACAGCTTTGCTGGAGCCTGATAATACGCCCTTAATATACGCTGCCCGGTGCCGATAGGTGTGGTGCTCCAGCACATGCTGACGAGCACGCTCCCCTATCGCCGTACAACGTCGTGGATCAGCAAGGAGGTCGCGCGTCGCACGGATGAGTGACGCCTCATCCTGATAAGATACGTAGTGTGTCCCCTCTTCGAACAAATCTTCGACGCCATTGTCCACAATCTCATCGGTCACAAGCACCGCGCCGGCTCCGGCCGCTTCAAAGAAACGCATGTTCACATCATTCTTCACGCTCTTATTGAACACCACCCGCGCACTGGCATAGATGCGGCCCATTTCTTCAGGGGTGGCCGTCCCAAAATGCGTCGAAGAAAATTCGCGGCGCAACGCCCCCAGCAACGCATGCCGCTCCTGATTGGCGGCAACCCGGTCCGACCCTACATAAGCAATATCGATGGTTCGCTCAGGCAGCGGCGACGGCAGCAACTCTGCTGCAAAACCAAGCGGAAGCCAATGGATCTGTCGCAGCCCATCGGCGCGTAGGCGCTCAACATATTCCTTTTGGGCAACGAAGGTGACATCGAACAACCGCCCGATCCGCAGATGCTTGGAGTAATCCATATGGGTATCGATGCCATACCAGGCCGTCACGCACGGCACGCGTTCCAGCCCCATTGGAAGAACCTGCATGGTCCCTCCTTCGATAAAAAGAACATACTCCGGTGCAACGCCGAGTTGAGCGATGACTCGAGGCACATCCACAGTGCCATGCACCCGCAGATCGGCCGACTCGTCGGGCACATCGGAACAGACATTGACCACACAACCAAGCTGCCGGAAGGCACGAATGAAGTAGTGTGCCGTACATGTCGGCGTCAACGACGCAATGATCAGTACGTTGTTTCCGGCTGATGTCGTCACAACTTTCTGGCTCGCACCAGGTACTGACACACATCGATATCGGGCACCAGCAGTGTGGCCGGCCAGGCCACCACACGACGAATTCCCGCATAACGATCTCGATTGCAGTGCCAGAGCTCAATTTCCAGGCCGCTGCGGGCAAACATCTCGGCAATCGACTGCCGGGTAAAGAAGCGGAGATGGCCGCGATCTAATAACCCGGAAGCTTCATACGCCCACGTCCCGAGCACGATCAGACGATAGAGCAAGGCGAAATTGCGCACATTAGGGATGCTGGCGACGACAATCCCTCCAGGTCGAAGCACTCGGCAGAATCGATCTAAGACAGCCCACGGATCAACCAGGTGCTCCAGGACATCGGGGAATAACAGGCAGTCGTAATCCTGAACAGCCCCGTCAAGTTCGACCTGCTCGACGTTCCCAATCCAGAATCGGCGATAGGCTCCGCCAAGATGCACGGCCGCTGCCGGATTGATTTCGACCCCGTCCACGGTACAGGACTGCCGGGCCATCAGCGCACGCCCCAGCGAACCGAATCCACTTCCGATCTCAAGGATCGTTTGGCACTCCCGTGGAACCAGAGCAGCCACATCGCCACGATCAAGCTGGAAATACTGGTCGTCCGGATTGGATGCCGCACTCTTCGAATTGGCCGTCATACCGCTCGCCCGCGCGACAATACGAATATATTCCGATCCCACCGATCCTGGCAGCCCGGCCGCAACTCCCGATACCGCTGCCGCAGCCGTACGGTGAGATCTTCGCGCAACTGGAGTCCGTGGCGCTTGAAAAACGCCGTCCATGCCCGATCCGATCTGATGTTGATATGGCCGGGCGTACGCCAATCACGGCTGATATTCAGAAACAGCTCCGGGATCGGCTTGCTGGCCTCCAACACCTGAGCAATCTCATCGTCGGCCATATGTTCAAAGACATCGAAGGAGAGCAGCACATCGAAGTCCGCCATATTCACCACACTGAGCTGCGACACATATTGCTGAGGATACGCGCCAAACCGGCTTAGATACAGGCGATGCGCCGAGTCAGAATAATCACAACCGACATAGTCGAAACCGCACGTGTTCATATGATCGATCATCACTCCTGGCCCGCAGCCAAAATCAAGGACCCGACGCCAGTGCCCTGATTCACGAACGAGCTGCTCCAGCACATAACGCAACTCCTCCCATCCCTGGAACCACTCCTCACGGAAAAATGTCCCATCGTAGACCACGGGACGGCGAGCAAGCACTGCTTGCAGAAGCCTATGCCACATCGACAATGCCCCATTTCGCCTTGAAATAGGCCTTATTCCGTTCGTGCAGCGTCACGGTGTCGATGACCTGAGACAAATAGCGGATCTCCGAACGGTAGGCACTGACTCCATGATGATGGTAGTGGTGCAGCGCCAGTTTCGGCACGACCACGCAACGGAAGCCAGCCCTGCGAATCGCGAAACTCAAGTCGATCTCCTCAAATCCCGCAGGCGAATAGGCCACGTCGAAACCGCCGAGCCTTCGATACAAGTCTTCGCGCACCATGAAGCAGTACCCGGCGATGGCGTCGGCATCCTCCGCCCGATCTTCACCGACGAAACGGT
Above is a window of Nitrospira lenta DNA encoding:
- a CDS encoding B12-binding domain-containing radical SAM protein, with amino-acid sequence MKVLFSNPPWWEGQEIQFAKKIIPVRRWRQGVRAGSRWPFTAVSRSRPGKYSFGDYVPYPFFMGYAATYVAKMAKVEVALRDSIAIKESYEDYYNFVTAGRFDFIFIESATPSFEHDAAVIRKIRKISPMSKIVLAGPIAALGEKLLAEHDIHAVIKGEYEKGSVKVLNGVNGVLDYDLLTEEEMNAAPFPYYDNTIAHQYYDSNPTGHLFPHAQVWASRGCPFKCIFCVWPATMTGDDPDGKGVRRVRYYTPEYMERFLGHLVKTYGYRSIYFDDDTFNLGDRHTREMCDVMKKIGLPWSAMCRADTIRQETWPVMKESGCFGVKLGFESGNQYVVDKIVNKHLDLAEAQATTRYIQSLGMTVHGTFTVGLPGETTKQMQDTLTFIDETKFDTTQVSGTAEIEGTPLSNLRKEGALKSFEGAKMDDNYDRHVDGGKKWQMLVQKLRDN
- a CDS encoding CgeB family protein, translated to MTTSAGNNVLIIASLTPTCTAHYFIRAFRQLGCVVNVCSDVPDESADLRVHGTVDVPRVIAQLGVAPEYVLFIEGGTMQVLPMGLERVPCVTAWYGIDTHMDYSKHLRIGRLFDVTFVAQKEYVERLRADGLRQIHWLPLGFAAELLPSPLPERTIDIAYVGSDRVAANQERHALLGALRREFSSTHFGTATPEEMGRIYASARVVFNKSVKNDVNMRFFEAAGAGAVLVTDEIVDNGVEDLFEEGTHYVSYQDEASLIRATRDLLADPRRCTAIGERARQHVLEHHTYRHRAAYIKGVLSGSSKAVSPQPEDYFAACLSLGLLGAALGAVAQAMAVSSASMYRASMGAFVSPILRGLATLVCFVERVRAYWTTRRRVISIFPAVRR
- a CDS encoding methyltransferase domain-containing protein is translated as MWHRLLQAVLARRPVVYDGTFFREEWFQGWEELRYVLEQLVRESGHWRRVLDFGCGPGVMIDHMNTCGFDYVGCDYSDSAHRLYLSRFGAYPQQYVSQLSVVNMADFDVLLSFDVFEHMADDEIAQVLEASKPIPELFLNISRDWRTPGHINIRSDRAWTAFFKRHGLQLREDLTVRLRQRYRELRPGCQDRWDRNIFVLSRGRAV
- a CDS encoding class I SAM-dependent methyltransferase, with translation MILSDVKRLVYDYTRVRTISARGPGYSALSHYRFFRHIMASLASAVGKQPRRCLIVGVYFGRDIMMMADVLAREFPALATTVHIVGVDKFEDAPCDDWPEEARRLSWAEAGFGAAPSLEQTQRIIQPHFDYPQVELIRSRAEDYLESAPSAEFDWIYIDTAHDYESTCRIMRLAMPALKKNGILSGDDYSNAGTWGVQRAVQEVCPDHFVWDNWIWYSRVPQCP
- a CDS encoding oligosaccharide flippase family protein, translating into MAEALLGRLVSSTVWDAFERLSRGLNVLVGLLFIRYVGPTDFGSYSYLASMYAILAVLTNAGMDAILVRDRARANIQNDELFRAGLALKVGAFVIVWGLGIAATWVMRPALLGLAVLIGPMMLSSVWPYLHGVFRAVLNMRGISLALSINTATFAGIQLVAMSAGASLRMLVLLLALKEVLATAILLLAVHRKGVAPIGSFAWRDVQYLLQESWPILISGALCIVYTRVDQMLLMHWTTSEAVGTYAAAVRFIEYWNIIPSIVLGSLLSGLSRLVGEKERFERAARIVFRLLTVVIVPICVVTAWYSDAIVLVLFGERFQASGQVLALLTWSSLFIFWGTVNNTLLIVLGRQRLDIIFTSASFVVSIGLNVLLIPIFHERGAAVAAVACCATGSLIGFFVRQTRRWSFEMYRSLLLPAALSGCIILLVSMMPVLWYGQVGVFVVLYGMFYMACGIRWKLEEWDVLARALSSRGVLNAY
- a CDS encoding glycosyltransferase, with the protein product MLTERVTLYIPVYNAARYLHEVLPAVMAQTYPLAEVLVVDDGSVDDSAHIVEQATATARYPMRLIRHDRNRGLGAARNTAIEHTTTPIIAAIDSDVVLEPDWLATLLPLLREPGIAGAGGRLIERYVIGPGDVWRDTFMRQSHGDVAREVGGLFGSNTVFWTDMLRSVEGYDPRCRTNGEDAIMAERLKAIGLRFRYTPDARCWHLRQDTVPSIMNTFWRWLYFSKQDEKLVVSKVLRSSVQNFRDLFWTMSRSIRAGKLSCVWIALLLPFYRSCKDWQCYVVARKKGGSV
- a CDS encoding class I SAM-dependent methyltransferase — encoded protein: MTANSKSAASNPDDQYFQLDRGDVAALVPRECQTILEIGSGFGSLGRALMARQSCTVDGVEINPAAAVHLGGAYRRFWIGNVEQVELDGAVQDYDCLLFPDVLEHLVDPWAVLDRFCRVLRPGGIVVASIPNVRNFALLYRLIVLGTWAYEASGLLDRGHLRFFTRQSIAEMFARSGLEIELWHCNRDRYAGIRRVVAWPATLLVPDIDVCQYLVRARKL